CGCTCGACGCCGAGCACCGCGAAGTACTCGAGGCGAGCGAGCGCGGCGACCTGAACTACCGCTCGCCGGACGCCTACGAGACCGACCCGGGGACTTACGTCGAGCAGATCGAGGCGATGAGCGTCGACGGCGTCCACGTCCACTCGATGACTCCCGAGGAGGCCGAACACGCTCGCCGCGGGACGTCGTGGAGCTACGACAAAGTCTACCGGCGGCTGGTCGAGGCGGGGCTCGACTCCGCGCCGGGGACGGCCGCCGAGATCCTCGTCGACGAGGTCCGGGACGTCATCTGTCCGGGCAAGATCGACACCGACGGCTGGCTGGACGCGATGGAGGCCGCCGCGTCGGTGGGGCTTGACATCACCGCGACGATCATGTACGGCCACGTCGAGAACGCCGCCCACCGCGCGGTCCACCTCGATCGCGTCCGGGAGCTGCAGGACCGGACGGGCGCGATCACCGAGTTCATCCCGCTGTCTTTTGTCCACCAGAACACCGCGCTGTACGACTACGGGCTGGTCGAGGACGGCCCGAGCGTCCACGAGGACGAGCTGATGATCGCCGTTTCGCGGCTGTTTTTCGACAACGTCGACCACATTCAGGCCTCGTGGGTCAAGTACGGTGACGAGCAGGGACTGAAGTTGCTCAACGCCGGCGCGGACGACTTCATGGGAACGATCCTCTCCGAGGAGATCACCAAGCGCGCGGGCGGTAACTTCGGCGAGTACCGCTCGTTCGACCAGTACGTCGAGTTGGTCGAGTCGATCGGCCGGGTTCCCGTCGAGCGTTCGACCGACTACCGGACGCGCCGCCGGATCGATGGCGACCCGCCCCACGGCCCGATGCTCGGCCCGAAGGCCGACGGGACGCCGCTGATCGAGTGACTCGGGATCGCGCACGCTCGACACGGCTCACGTCCACCGAAGGCGGACCCGCGCACCTGGGCTGACGGAGAAGCGCTTGTCGCCCCGTCCCTGATTGACCGCGAGTTCGACGTTGCCGTGGCTGCCGACGGTGACGACGCGCTTGTCCGGTCCGACCGCCGCGTAGGTCCGGCGAGCGGGTGCCCACACGCCGTTGACGGTCACGTCCGAGCCGAACTGTCCCTCGAGGCGCTCGCCGGGGATGTTGGTGATCGCGTTGCCGAAGTCGTCGACGACGAGCACCTCGCCGGTGACGCCGTCCTCGCGCTCGACAGGCTCGGGAACGGAGAGGTCGACGAACGAGTCCGCCTCGACGAACCCGTCCTCGCGCTCGAAGTCGTCGATTCCGGCTTCGTGGACGGTCGCGGCCGCGGGCGCGAACACGTCTCGACCGTGGAAAGTGACGCTCTCGGGGTCGTCGTACTCGATCTCGAAGACCTCGACGTCCCCGTCGAGTTCGCGGGCGACCGGGACGAGGACGCCGTTGTCGGGTCCGACCAGCGCGTGCTCGCCGGCCCGGATCACGATCGCCGCCCGTTCGGTGCCGACGCCCGGATCGACGACGACACAATGGACCGCGGGCGGGAAGTGCGGCAGGACTTCCCGGAGCCAGAAGGCCGCGGCCCCGACGTCCTGACGCGGGAACTGGTGAGAGACGTCGACGAGACGGGCGTCGCTCTCCTGGAGAATGACGCCTTTCATCGCGGCTGGATACGGCGAGCCGAAGTCGGAGCTGAGCGTGATCATCGGTGGATGTACGTCACCTGACAGCGGCTTCAGAGTTGTGGTCATACTGGTGGCTATACCATTTCGAACTGATCCGGCACGCCGTCGTGTCAGATATCGTCACGAACGTATAGCCACCAGTATCAGTCAGCCGGCGATTCGGCTGCCGACCCGCCGACTGCGGGTTCCTCGTGGACGTAACACACGGGGTCCGGTTCGAAGGGGTCGTCGTGGGCGGTCAGCGCGCGTCCCCGGGAGCCGCCGCTACAGACGTCACCGAACTGGCAGCTCCGACATCTGTCTGGCAGGCCGGCTTCCTCGTGGCGGAGCCGCACAAGCAGCGGGTTCGCCTCGTCGGTCCAGATCGCACCGAACGGTCGAGCCCGAACCGAGTCCAGCGCGTACCGGTCCCAGAACGGGCCGGGATACACCTGTCCGGCCGGGCCGAGTTTCGCCACCGGCGGGGAGGGTGCGGCACCGAGCCGTTCGCGCAGGGCCGTCCGAACGTCGGTCGCACACTCCCCGTTGAGGTTGTCCCGTGCGTACTCGGTCACGTATCCGGCGTCGATACCGCCGCTCAGGACGGTTTCGATGTGGTTGTTCCGCTCGTGTGCATCGCGGGTCAGATCCGCGAGCCGCCGGACGGCCCGTCGACGCCGTTCTCCGTCGAGTTTTGGTTCAGGAACGTGTGTGAGCCGGAACCGGTCGGCAGACAGCAGTGCCGCGAGGTCGTAGATCTCCTCTATGTGGGTGACACTCTCGGCATGTAGCGGGAAGCGCAACTCGGTCGCTAGTTCCGTGTCGTCGGCCGCCCGGAGCGTCTCCAGCGCGGCGTCGATGTCGTCGGCAGCGGCGTGTTCCTGTCGCGGGGTCGACAGCCCCTCGACGCGGACGCTGATCCGGTGCAAGCCGGCGTCGGCCAGCGACTCCAGCCGGTCGCGATCGAGTTGCTGTCCGTCAGTGCGCAACGTTGTTTCCAGACCGCGGTCGTCGGCGTACGAGATCAGTTCGCCGACAGCCGCCGCATCGAGTCCGGTAGAGCCGGTTAGTCGCAGCGTTTCGACGCCGAAATCCGCGAGCTGGTCGACGACGGCACGACGTTCGGACGCCGACAGCGGAGCGCGGTCACCGAGCAGAGCCTCGTCTGTCAGTTCCCACTCGACGGTCGGCGTGCCCGACGGTGCGGTCGTCGGGTGCTCGCAGTCACAGAGGAGCGCGTCGAGCTGGATCACGGCAACTCACCCCTGTCGAGCGTCGTCGATCCGTCGCGGTCGATCGCGTCGGCCGGACAGAGCCACCGGGCGTCGACACTCGGGAACAGCGACGCCGCACGTTCGCGGGCGCCCGTCTCATCGTCGGCCCTGACGGTCCCGACGTGTACCATCGGGTCCGTCGGCGTTTCTCGAGTGAACACCACCCATTCCGCGTCGGGGATCACCTCGGGGTCGCTCCGGCCGGCCGCCGTCCGTGCTGCTGGTCGAGCTGGCATTGGCTGTTCGTACTCCACTCGCATCCTTACTGACCGCGCCCGTTCCCATCGATTGGGAACAGTCCGGACGCCTTATCGGCTCTATCACGGTTTCCCGGCAATCGTTTCTGGTTGTCGGCCGGGGCCTCGATCGCAAACGGTTTTCGCTCGCTCCGGGAACCGGGTCGTATGCAGGTCATCGTCAACGCCGCCACGAGCGCCGACGGGAAACTCTCGACGCGCCGACGCGAACAGATCGCGATCAGCGGCGCCGAGGACTTCGACCGCGTCGACGCGCTCCGGACCGATAGCGACGCGGTGATGGTCGGCGTCGGGACCGTGCTGGCCGACGATCCGTCGCTGACCGTCGACGACCCCGATCGGATCGAGGCCCGAACCGACCGCGGGGACCCGCCACAGCCGGCTCGCGTCGTCGCCGACTCGCGGCTTCGGACGCCCGCGGACGCGACCGTCTACGACGACAGTGCGGAGACGATCCTGTTAACCAGCGAGGCCGCCGGCGACGACGCCGTCGCTGACGCCCGGGCGCGCGACGCGACTGTCATCGTCGCCGGCGACGATCGGGTCGATCTCCCGGCAGCGGTCGGTCGACTCCCGGATCACGGTATCGAGCGGGTGATGGTCGAGGGCGGTGGCGAACTCGTCTTCTCGCTTTTCGAGGCCGGACTCGTCGACGAACTGTCCGTGTTCGTCGGCTCGCTGGTGATCGGCGGCCGCGATGCGCCGACGCTGGCGGACGGCGACGGCTTCGTCGAGTCGTTCGTGGATCTGCGACTGGACGAAATCGAACGAATCGATGACGGTGTTCTCCTGCAGTATGCCGTGTCCTGATGGACACGTGTCGGTAGAAGCGGTATACGCCGGGGGAACCGCCAAACATATAGCAGTCTCGACCTGATAAGCAGATAGTTAGCGCCGGCGGCGTCTACGGGGCGACGCAGGTTGACACCTCCTTCGCCCAGGGGGACTTCCTCGCCGAGGAGCCGCCCGACTGGACGCAGAACTTGCCCGAACCGTTCGTACCGGGCGAGTACAACGCCAAGGCGAACCTCGAGTACGTCAACGAACGCTTCCAGCGCCAGGACGCGCAGGCGAGCGTCCTGATACGCGACGGCGTCGCGGGCGACGGCACGCTCGAGACGATCCACCGGGCCCAGCGTGCGGTCGCTTCGCTGGAGATCACGCAGCGGCTGTCGAACGGGCAGGCGTCGATACGGACGCCGACAGCAGTGGCGGCGACGCCGGTGCAGCCGCGCCGGGTGAGTAGCGGCCGCCTACAGATCCGTCTCGCTTTCGAGGTACCACCCGAGGTACCCGCCGATGGCACTCAGACCGACGGTGTAGACGACCGACGCCAGGATAGCGAAGATCGCAAACACGACGAATATCCCCGCGAACGCACCCGGACCGTCGAAAAACGCCGGGAGGAACGGCAACACACTGCCGAGAAATGCGACGACGAACAGGAACGGGATTGCGGCGATCGCTCCGGAGACCGCACCGACTTTGAGCGCCGTCGAGGAGTCTTCCTTCTGCAGGTATCCCGCGACTGCACCCCCGAGCACCGGCGAGAACGGGATGAAACTCGCGAGGACCGTGACGACCGCACCGACGACCGCGTTCAGGAGGGTATCTCCGTTTCCCATACACGCCACCTGTCCGACCACTCACATGAACGTTTCGGAGAGCCACGGCGCGAGAGCCCACATCCCTTCGGAGACGGGTCACTGATACGGTCGGTTGTAACGATTTACCGGTGCGATCGCATAACGGATGCGATCGATCCGGAACAGACTTACAACCGACCGTATGAGGCATCCGCAATCGAATCGACTAATACCGTCCGTCCGTCCCTATGTTGTAATGACGAGTCTCGGCACGGCGAGTGCGGCCCCGGGCGAGATCGACACGGGGCGGCTGTGGGTCGGCGAGACGCGAGACGGCACCGATATCGGACTCCCCGTGGCGGTCGTCAACGGGGCTGAGTCCGGCAAGACGCTGTACGTCCAGGCCGCAAGCGACGGCGACGAACTCAACGGCGTCGGCGTCATACAGCGGTGGCTCCCGGAGCTCGATCCCGACGCGATCTCGGGGACGATCCTCGTCACCGGGATCGTCAACTACCACGCCTTTCAGGTCGCCGAACACCGCAACCCGGTCGACGACACGAAGATGAACCGGGTCTATCCCGGCGACGAGGAGGGGACCTCCAGCGAGCGGATCGCCGCGGCGACTTTCGAGGCCGCGACCCGGGCCGATCTGGCGGTCGACCTCCATCAGGGCTCGACCAGTCGGATGATAAACGAGGTCCGGGTGCGGTGCGGTCGACGCCACCGCCGCCACCAGTCGTGTCTGGAGCTCGCGAAGGTGTTCGACTGTGGCCACGTCCTCGATCAGAAGGGGCCGGACGGACAGCTCGCCCGCGCCGCGCCGGACGAGGGGGTTCCGACGATCGATCCGGAACTCGGCGGCTGTGTCGGCTGGGACGAACAGAGCATCGAGTACGGTCGCCGGGGACTGTGGAACGTCCTGAAATATTACGACTTCGTCGAGGCGGACGCGGCGCTGTCGACCCAGACACGAGCCGGCGGCTTCGACCAGTACGGCGCTCCGGCCGGCGGGCTCGTGGACTTCGAGTTCGACCTCGGCGAGCGGGTCGAACGCGGCGAGACGCTCTTCTCCATTACCGACGTATTCGGCCGGGTCAAAGAGACCGTCACGGCCGACTCTGAGGGCATCTTCTGGCGAACTCGCCGACTCCCGCAGGTCGCGACCGGCGAGTACGTCTGCTCGGTCGGGACGAACATCGACTCGTACTGATACTGCCGGCTGTAACAAACTGAAGGAATTCGCCATCCCGGGGTGGCGAATATCTTTACGAACGTACAGCCGGCAGTATGATACTGGTGGCTATACGTTCGTAACGATATCTGGCACGACGGCGTGCCAGATCAGTTCGAAATGGTATAGCCACCAGTATGATCGGCTCTCCCCCTCCGGCTCGCGATCGCTCCGACGGGGACCGACAGTCTCATTCACCCGCCGCCACCCAGTGCAGATATGACCGAGTACTTCGAGGTTCACCACCGCGACGGGGCCGCGCGGGTCGGTGAACTGCGCCTGTCCGAGCCAGTGCGGACGCCGGCGCTCGCCGACGATGTCGTCGATGACGCCGGGAGTCAGTGGCCCGAGCGCCGGGAACTGCCCGAGGGCGACCCCAGCAGGGTAACGATCTTGCCCCATCGCGGGTTCCCCAGCGGTACACCCGAGGAAGTCCAGGAGGCGTTCGCCCCCGAGTATCCCGAACTCGATGCCCCCAGCGGCGTCGTCGTCTCCCGCGAGACGGCAACCGATTTCGGCTCGGACGTCTACGTCCTCTCGGGCGCACAGGGGATCGTCGGCCACGCCGAGGCGTTCGTCGAGACGATCGTCGCCGTCCGCGAGGCGATTCCGGCCGACAGCGCGCTCTACCTGCCCGGCGTCGCGACGCCCGCCAACGTCGCCACGCTC
This window of the Halapricum desulfuricans genome carries:
- a CDS encoding succinylglutamate desuccinylase/aspartoacylase family protein; translation: MTSLGTASAAPGEIDTGRLWVGETRDGTDIGLPVAVVNGAESGKTLYVQAASDGDELNGVGVIQRWLPELDPDAISGTILVTGIVNYHAFQVAEHRNPVDDTKMNRVYPGDEEGTSSERIAAATFEAATRADLAVDLHQGSTSRMINEVRVRCGRRHRRHQSCLELAKVFDCGHVLDQKGPDGQLARAAPDEGVPTIDPELGGCVGWDEQSIEYGRRGLWNVLKYYDFVEADAALSTQTRAGGFDQYGAPAGGLVDFEFDLGERVERGETLFSITDVFGRVKETVTADSEGIFWRTRRLPQVATGEYVCSVGTNIDSY
- a CDS encoding rSAM-partnered protein, with translation MPARPAARTAAGRSDPEVIPDAEWVVFTRETPTDPMVHVGTVRADDETGARERAASLFPSVDARWLCPADAIDRDGSTTLDRGELP
- the cofH gene encoding 7,8-didemethyl-8-hydroxy-5-deazariboflavin synthase subunit CofH produces the protein MVAAEPNAGGALEFEHRPTSDQHFENALAKARDGTRLAVADAIELLTTGSDSEGIDRERKEQVLEAADYRRAERVGREVTFVANLNNNVTTACNTGCLFCNFKDRSDQFLESSDVDHGGFTKTPARSREVVADAVERGIYEVTSVSGLHPALALDAEHREVLEASERGDLNYRSPDAYETDPGTYVEQIEAMSVDGVHVHSMTPEEAEHARRGTSWSYDKVYRRLVEAGLDSAPGTAAEILVDEVRDVICPGKIDTDGWLDAMEAAASVGLDITATIMYGHVENAAHRAVHLDRVRELQDRTGAITEFIPLSFVHQNTALYDYGLVEDGPSVHEDELMIAVSRLFFDNVDHIQASWVKYGDEQGLKLLNAGADDFMGTILSEEITKRAGGNFGEYRSFDQYVELVESIGRVPVERSTDYRTRRRIDGDPPHGPMLGPKADGTPLIE
- a CDS encoding radical SAM protein — translated: MIQLDALLCDCEHPTTAPSGTPTVEWELTDEALLGDRAPLSASERRAVVDQLADFGVETLRLTGSTGLDAAAVGELISYADDRGLETTLRTDGQQLDRDRLESLADAGLHRISVRVEGLSTPRQEHAAADDIDAALETLRAADDTELATELRFPLHAESVTHIEEIYDLAALLSADRFRLTHVPEPKLDGERRRRAVRRLADLTRDAHERNNHIETVLSGGIDAGYVTEYARDNLNGECATDVRTALRERLGAAPSPPVAKLGPAGQVYPGPFWDRYALDSVRARPFGAIWTDEANPLLVRLRHEEAGLPDRCRSCQFGDVCSGGSRGRALTAHDDPFEPDPVCYVHEEPAVGGSAAESPAD
- a CDS encoding DUF5518 domain-containing protein translates to MGNGDTLLNAVVGAVVTVLASFIPFSPVLGGAVAGYLQKEDSSTALKVGAVSGAIAAIPFLFVVAFLGSVLPFLPAFFDGPGAFAGIFVVFAIFAILASVVYTVGLSAIGGYLGWYLESETDL
- a CDS encoding 2,5-diamino-6-(ribosylamino)-4(3H)-pyrimidinone 5'-phosphate reductase — its product is MQVIVNAATSADGKLSTRRREQIAISGAEDFDRVDALRTDSDAVMVGVGTVLADDPSLTVDDPDRIEARTDRGDPPQPARVVADSRLRTPADATVYDDSAETILLTSEAAGDDAVADARARDATVIVAGDDRVDLPAAVGRLPDHGIERVMVEGGGELVFSLFEAGLVDELSVFVGSLVIGGRDAPTLADGDGFVESFVDLRLDEIERIDDGVLLQYAVS
- a CDS encoding SAM hydrolase/SAM-dependent halogenase family protein, with translation MITLSSDFGSPYPAAMKGVILQESDARLVDVSHQFPRQDVGAAAFWLREVLPHFPPAVHCVVVDPGVGTERAAIVIRAGEHALVGPDNGVLVPVARELDGDVEVFEIEYDDPESVTFHGRDVFAPAAATVHEAGIDDFEREDGFVEADSFVDLSVPEPVEREDGVTGEVLVVDDFGNAITNIPGERLEGQFGSDVTVNGVWAPARRTYAAVGPDKRVVTVGSHGNVELAVNQGRGDKRFSVSPGARVRLRWT